The following are encoded together in the Candidatus Goldiibacteriota bacterium genome:
- a CDS encoding glycosyltransferase family 4 protein produces MKKQAKILFIATGYGDSPVISGGEVRLFNIVKHLSGKITPDFLTTSGGINAADAYGITGYFHGMITVKNRFMGIRETFGFQRLIGYFVSAFDADKKLRTKKYSAIYTSSDCYSDIYPSYKYKSLNPASKWFCMLHHKYDSPFKRAGFFPVNAVLYLLQLHSFKMIAKRADCVFVLDTDAGTEITKTLLKYGYKGLIHRVKNGINKIPAAKIKKDRSMAVFLGGLRPSKGLYDIVPVWKKVSQKNPELKLTVAGKGSDKDMAYLKEAVEKNGLTGAVSIAGYIDTKNLNTLLSKAAVFFLPSREEGWGISILEALQHGCKPVVYDLPAFKVFKNHVIRIPRFDHELYAEEILKTFKSKTPAAINTKFISQFYWNDIAKHEFLIINRLLSLK; encoded by the coding sequence TTGAAAAAACAGGCCAAAATTCTTTTTATTGCCACAGGTTACGGCGATTCCCCCGTTATAAGCGGCGGCGAAGTAAGGCTTTTTAATATTGTCAAACACCTTTCCGGAAAAATAACACCTGATTTTCTTACAACCTCCGGGGGCATTAACGCCGCAGATGCGTATGGAATAACGGGTTATTTTCACGGCATGATAACTGTTAAAAACAGGTTTATGGGCATTCGGGAAACATTTGGCTTTCAGCGGCTTATAGGATATTTTGTTTCCGCTTTTGACGCCGATAAGAAACTTAGAACCAAAAAATACAGCGCTATATATACAAGCTCCGACTGCTATAGCGACATATACCCCTCGTATAAATACAAATCACTTAATCCCGCATCAAAATGGTTCTGCATGCTGCATCACAAATATGACTCCCCTTTTAAAAGGGCCGGTTTTTTCCCGGTGAACGCGGTGTTATATCTTCTTCAGCTTCACAGTTTTAAGATGATCGCGAAACGCGCGGACTGCGTATTTGTACTGGATACGGACGCGGGCACAGAAATAACCAAAACACTTTTAAAATACGGTTATAAAGGCCTGATTCACAGGGTAAAAAACGGAATAAATAAGATTCCCGCCGCAAAGATAAAAAAAGACAGATCAATGGCGGTATTTTTAGGCGGATTAAGGCCGTCAAAAGGATTATATGACATTGTCCCTGTCTGGAAAAAAGTTTCACAAAAAAATCCGGAACTTAAGCTTACGGTTGCAGGCAAAGGTTCCGATAAAGATATGGCGTATCTGAAAGAAGCCGTTGAAAAAAACGGGCTTACAGGCGCAGTTTCAATTGCAGGTTATATAGATACCAAAAACTTAAATACCCTGCTGTCAAAAGCAGCTGTATTTTTTCTTCCATCACGGGAAGAAGGCTGGGGAATTTCCATACTGGAAGCGCTGCAGCACGGGTGCAAGCCTGTGGTATATGACCTTCCGGCGTTTAAGGTTTTTAAAAATCATGTGATACGAATCCCCCGCTTTGACCATGAATTATACGCGGAGGAGATATTAAAGACATTTAAATCTAAAACCCCGGCTGCAATCAATACAAAGTTTATTTCTCAATTCTACTGGAATGATATTGCAAAACATGAATTTTTAATAATAAACAGGCTTTTATCCTTGAAATAA